One window from the genome of Acidobacteriota bacterium encodes:
- a CDS encoding Gfo/Idh/MocA family oxidoreductase, with the protein MNTPKNASGAIERRDFLKTSGAAAGAAVAGFPSIVSGQSVTNALKVGLIGAGGRGSGAAGQALTADKNAVLTAVADIDEAIVTRAVTRLSGSQRFGSQVKIDQAVHGLDAYEKVINSGVDVVLLAAPPGFRPAHLKASVEAGKHLFCEKPVAPASIGIRKAIEMQKLAQSTTLALVSGFCW; encoded by the coding sequence ATGAACACACCCAAGAATGCGTCCGGCGCGATTGAGCGCCGCGACTTCCTCAAGACGTCCGGGGCTGCTGCCGGTGCCGCCGTCGCCGGATTCCCGAGCATCGTCTCGGGCCAATCGGTCACCAATGCTCTGAAGGTCGGCCTGATCGGGGCTGGCGGGCGTGGCAGCGGTGCGGCGGGACAGGCGCTCACGGCCGACAAGAACGCGGTCCTGACCGCCGTGGCCGACATCGACGAGGCCATCGTCACGCGCGCCGTGACGCGTCTCTCCGGCAGTCAGCGGTTCGGCAGCCAGGTGAAGATCGACCAGGCCGTCCACGGGCTCGACGCCTACGAGAAGGTCATCAACAGCGGCGTGGACGTTGTCCTGCTCGCCGCGCCTCCGGGATTCCGCCCCGCGCACCTCAAGGCCTCCGTCGAGGCCGGCAAGCACCTCTTCTGCGAGAAGCCCGTGGCCCCCGCCTCGATCGGGATCCGGAAGGCCATCGAGATGCAGAAGCTGGCCCAGAGCACGACCCTGGCGCTCGTGTCCGGATTCTGCTGGC
- a CDS encoding amino acid permease, with product MTTPPAASPTLVRGLGPFAAYAMVVGNVIGTGVFLKARVMTCNVDTAGMVLAVWVIAGFMSLLGALTYAELATIFPRAGGEYVFIQQAYGRLWGFLYGWTRFFVATTGALAALAMGLAIFLNALAGGSVEAVRLTLPVLGSVSGIALLAVAAVWIVTAVNCADVSTGGRVASVLTVLKLVLVTGVGLGAFLLASGSWGHYALSAAAGTCEGVDAAARGGMAGVGAAMMAALWGYNGWNEVTYVAGEVRDPGRALPFAIIGGIVTIIVLYVTINAGYFYVLPPAAIASVSASSPVATVVATEFLGPAAVGLMSGLLAISVMTALQIVALVGARVPYAMAADGVFFRSLAHLSPRTRVPVRALVAQAAWASVLVLSGTFDTLTDYVIFAVLIFMGLATTSVFVFRRRLPDVPRPYRTWGYPVVPVLFLLTAAWLIVNTFQTSPRQALAGIGLVALGIPFYWYWTRHDSDTTAGTPDQIP from the coding sequence ATGACGACACCACCAGCTGCATCACCCACGCTCGTGCGCGGGCTCGGGCCCTTCGCCGCCTACGCGATGGTCGTGGGCAACGTCATCGGTACGGGCGTCTTTCTCAAGGCGCGCGTGATGACGTGCAACGTCGACACCGCGGGCATGGTCCTCGCGGTCTGGGTGATCGCCGGATTCATGAGCCTCCTCGGCGCCCTGACGTACGCGGAACTGGCCACCATCTTCCCGCGCGCCGGCGGCGAGTACGTCTTCATCCAGCAGGCGTACGGCCGATTGTGGGGCTTCCTCTACGGCTGGACGCGCTTCTTCGTCGCCACGACGGGGGCACTGGCAGCGCTGGCCATGGGACTGGCGATCTTCCTGAACGCCCTGGCGGGCGGGAGCGTCGAGGCCGTGCGGCTCACGCTCCCCGTGCTCGGCTCGGTGAGCGGCATCGCGCTACTCGCGGTGGCGGCGGTGTGGATCGTCACGGCCGTCAACTGCGCCGACGTCTCGACGGGCGGGCGCGTGGCGTCGGTGCTCACGGTCCTGAAGCTCGTCCTCGTGACCGGCGTTGGTCTCGGTGCGTTTCTCCTCGCCAGCGGATCGTGGGGGCACTACGCGTTGAGCGCCGCCGCTGGCACATGCGAGGGCGTCGACGCCGCGGCGCGCGGGGGGATGGCCGGAGTCGGCGCCGCCATGATGGCTGCGCTGTGGGGCTACAACGGCTGGAACGAGGTGACCTACGTGGCCGGCGAAGTCCGCGATCCGGGGCGGGCCCTCCCCTTCGCGATCATCGGCGGCATCGTCACGATCATCGTCCTGTATGTGACGATCAACGCGGGCTATTTCTACGTGCTGCCGCCCGCGGCCATCGCCAGCGTCTCCGCGTCCTCGCCCGTGGCCACCGTCGTGGCAACGGAGTTCCTTGGGCCCGCCGCCGTGGGGTTGATGAGCGGCCTGCTCGCGATCTCGGTGATGACGGCGCTCCAGATCGTGGCGCTGGTCGGCGCGCGCGTGCCCTACGCGATGGCCGCCGACGGCGTGTTCTTCCGCAGCCTCGCGCACCTGAGCCCGCGCACGCGCGTCCCGGTGCGGGCGCTCGTCGCGCAGGCGGCGTGGGCGTCGGTGCTGGTGCTGTCGGGCACGTTCGACACGCTCACCGACTACGTCATCTTCGCCGTCCTCATCTTCATGGGCCTGGCCACGACGTCGGTGTTCGTCTTCCGCCGCCGGCTGCCCGACGTGCCGCGCCCGTACCGCACGTGGGGTTATCCGGTGGTGCCCGTGCTGTTCCTCCTCACGGCCGCCTGGCTCATCGTCAACACGTTCCAGACCAGTCCGCGACAGGCGCTGGCAGGCATCGGCCTCGTCGCGCTCGGGATTCCGTTCTACTGGTACTGGACTCGCCACGACTCGGACACGACGGCCGGCACGCCCGACCAGATCCCATGA